The following are from one region of the Saccharomyces kudriavzevii IFO 1802 strain IFO1802 genome assembly, chromosome: 12 genome:
- the IFH1 gene encoding Ifh1p (similar to Saccharomyces cerevisiae CRF1 (YDR223W) and IFH1 (YLR223C); ancestral locus Anc_8.434) — translation MAGKKSPRKSTVNYSTHSGKLPANIKRLIKKGESNTNYKQAPPPMLGTTRPRRFSLIYSSESSLSDVSDSDKNKSTNQQKHKKKAKNISNNSQGKKSKLIQRQQDNDDEGTESSDYQAITDDEKSGDEEDESEDEEDDDEDDGSDSDSETSSDDENIDFVKLAAQRKKRAMKALSAMNTNSNAVLSSRENSNTDKPSITSPSKQQQPQPKKEEAEGPKTTQQALSFKFKKEGDGISFGNASEEYNEDIGEEVLELKNKEKSVNEVKEKDLKATLNHNEELRFPNISESDESEYDIDQDAYFDVINNEDSHGEIGSDLETGDDDLPILEEEEQNIVSELQNDDQLSFDGSIHEEGSDPVDDAENKFLQNEYNQENGYDEEDDEEDEIMSDFDMPFYEDPKFANLYYYGDGSEPKLSLSTSLPLMLNDEKLSKLKKKEAKKREQEERKQRRKLYKKTQKPSARTTSNVDNDEYIFNVFFQSDDERGNDNKSKKSKHKSDLDAIKHKDKNLNLIKPNNNSESSVHHLNTGKYDSSDDEYDNILLDIAHMPSDDEHSEFEASHDPDTDEELRALDSDSLDIGMELDYDYEDDDDDDDSSVTNVFIDIDDLDPDSFYFHYDDSDGSSSISSPTSDKEDPDESKECKHDLLETVVYVDDESTDEDDNLPPPSSRSKNIGSKAKEIVSSNVVGLRPPKLGTWETDNKPFSIIDGLSTKSLYALIQEHQQLREQHQRAQTPDIKREGSANGVNGTLNGDELTLNELLNMSELEDDSPSHTDDMKNNGNGNNANNSRGANDHTADWYEVPKVPLSAFRNKGINAYEEDEYMLPTNSNRKVPIGYLGNERTRKKIDKMKELQRKKTEKKRQLKKKKKLLKIRKEREKAKKEQETMTLQLGVNELYTPGNNNNSHSDINTGTDFTTNENTPMDDIPSHTPEDALLSHNANLIVGSNTRKNSTKSVGLDEIHEILGKDGNDLLSVDNINDYNAQENHAVDGTDADLLASLTAPVQFNNTLNRENSNSMWRRRQSMVEAAAENLRFTKNGLFSESALADIEGIMGNDANQTFEFNDVL, via the coding sequence ATGGCAGGCAAGAAAAGTCCTCGAAAAAGTACGGTGAATTATAGCACTCACTCCGGTAAATTACCAGCGAATATCAAAAGACTCATAAAAAAGGGCGAATCTAATACGAACTACAAGCAAGCACCGCCTCCCATGTTAGGGACAACAAGGCCAAGACGATTTAGTCTTATATACTCCTCCGAATCGTCTTTAAGTGACGTGTCCGATTCcgataaaaacaaaagtacaaatcaacaaaaacataagaaaaaagcaaagaacATCTCGAATAATTCTCAAGGTAAGAAAAGTAAACTTATACAAAGGCAACaggataatgatgatgagggGACGGAATCCTCCGATTACCAAGCTATAACGGACGATGAAAAGAGTggagatgaagaagacgagagtgaagatgaagaggacgatgatgaagatgatggtagtgatagTGATAGCGAGACAAGttctgatgatgaaaatataGATTTTGTTAAACTGGCTGcccaaagaaagaaaagggccATGAAGGCTCTATCTGCCATGAATACGAATAGCAACGCCGTCCTTTCCTCTCGTGAAAACAGTAATACAGACAAACCAAGCATAACGTCTCCCAGCAAGCAACAGCAGCCACaaccaaagaaagaagaagcggAGGGCCCAAAAACTACCCAACAGGCACTGTcgttcaaattcaaaaaggaagGTGACGGTATCAGTTTTGGAAATGCGAGCGAAGAATATAATGAAGACATCGGTGAAGAGGTATTGGAGTTgaaaaacaaggaaaaaagtgtTAACgaagtaaaagaaaaagaccTGAAGGCCACGCTAAACCATAACGAAGAGTTACGGTTTCCCAATATTTCCGAATCAGATGAATCCGAATACGATATTGATCAAGATGCGTATTTCGATGTAATCAACAATGAGGACTCTCATGGAGAGATTGGCTCAGACCTAGAAACAGGAGATGACGATCTTCCCATAttggaagaggaagaacaGAACATCGTTTCCGAGCTACAGAATGACGATCAACTATCTTTTGACGGTAGTATACATGAAGAAGGTTCTGACCCGGTAGATGATGctgaaaacaaatttttacaaaatgaGTACAATCAAGAGAACGGATATGACGAGGAagacgacgaagaagatgaaataatGTCTGATTTTGATATGCCGTTCTATGAAGATCCAAAATTTGCCAACCTATACTATTATGGCGATGGTTCAGAACCGAAATTGTCCTTGAGTACGTCTTTACCACTAATGttgaatgatgaaaaattatctaaattgaaaaagaaggaggCAAAAAAACGTgaacaagaggaaaggAAACAAAGACGAAAGCTTTATAAAAAGACTCAAAAACCTAGCGCAAGAACCACTTCCAATgttgataatgatgagtatattttcaatgttttctttcagtCAGATGATGAACGTGGAAATGACAATAAGTCCAAGAAAAGCAAGCATAAATCGGACTTAGATGCTATTAAACACAAAGATAAAAACCTAAACTTGATAAAACCAAATAACAATTCGGAATCATCAGTACATCACCTGAATACAGGGAAATACGACTCCtctgatgatgaatatGATAACATTTTACTGGACATTGCCCATATGCCTTCAGATGATGAGCATAGTGAATTTGAAGCATCCCACGATCCTGACACGGATGAGGAATTAAGGGCCTTGGATTCAGATAGCCTAGATATTGGCATGGAATTGGACTACGACTACGAagacgacgatgacgatgacgattcCAGTGTGACGAATGTGTTTATAGATATTGACGATTTAGACCCAGATTCATTTTACTTCCATTACGATGATAGCGATGGctcttcttctatttcaAGCCCTACTTCAGATAAAGAAGACCCTGACGAATCCAAAGAATGCAAGCATGATCTCTTAGAGACTGTTGTGTACGTTGACGACGAATCCacagatgaagatgataatcTACCACCTCCAAGTTCACGGTCAAAAAACATTGGTTCAAaggcaaaagaaattgtaAGTTCAAACGTCGTTGGGTTGCGTCCACCCAAGTTGGGTACTTGGGAGACTGATAACAAACCTTTCAGTATTATTGATGGTCTCTCCACTAAATCACTATACGCCTTAATCCAAGAACATCAACAGCTTCGTGAACAACATCAGAGAGCTCAAACTCCAGATATCAAAAGAGAAGGTAGTGCCAATGGCGTTAATGGTACTCTTAATGGCGATGAATTGACACTCAATGAACTGTTGAATATGAGCGAATTGGAGGACGATTCACCGTCCCATACAGATgacatgaaaaataatggtAATGGAAATAACGCCAACAATAGCAGAGGTGCTAACGACCATACTGCAGATTGGTATGAAGTGCCTAAAGTTCCTTTATCTGCATTCAGAAACAAAGGCATTAATGCCtacgaagaagatgaataCATGCTACCCACAAATTCAAACAGAAAAGTCCCAATTGGCTATCTTGGTAATGAAAGAACAAGGAAGAAGATTGATAAGATGAAAGAGTTGCAACGTAAgaaaactgaaaagaagagacaattaaagaaaaaaaagaagctcctgaaaataagaaaagaaagagaaaaagcaaaaaaggAGCAAGAAACCATGACTTTACAATTAGGGGTCAATGAACTTTATACTCCtggcaacaacaataacagtCATAGTGACATAAACACCGGCACAGATTTTACTACCAACGAAAATACACCTATGGATGACATTCCTTCCCATACCCCTGAAGATGCATTGTTGTCTCATAATGCTAATCTTATCGTGGGCAGcaatacaagaaaaaattcaacgAAAAGCGTCGGTTTAGATGAAATTCACGAGATTTTAGGTAAAGACGGAAACGACTTGTTATCTGTGGATAACATAAATGATTACAATGCCCAAGAAAATCATGCAGTTGATGGCACTGATGCCGACCTTCTGGCATCGTTAACCGCTCCCGTGCAATTTAATAATACACTGAATCGTGAAAACAGTAACTCTATGTGGAGAAGAAGACAGAGTATGGTGGAAGCAGCGGCTGAAAATCTTCGCTTTACAAAGAATGGTTTATTTAGTGAAAGCGCTCTGGCGGATATCGAGGGAATCATGGGAAATGATGCCAACCAGACATTCGAGTTCAATGATGTGTTGTAA
- the UCC1 gene encoding Ucc1p (similar to Saccharomyces cerevisiae YLR224W; ancestral locus Anc_8.433) — translation MNQSDRSLMDLPLEIHLSLLEHVPNELRAVSKYFYVLHNHSYKEKCLAWIPEDNDIWAAIKTSLCLYVKSLDTLRQCARQIIKDTAEPEPDLPLCMTRYIADSWYIVYNALQYPGKIVNNEWDKVAENGDASVTDTNSSFGNRPKERILMQSMTALPVDFWSRRKDEPTPVNVWFYVKNAHVARYIPKIITEIGICNYGPKQIVASAGYINELITSEGTYCINLGHLPRLYNEQIFEGTGTTHLPLELKTIDRTDSEVCINGDLVLLGYDFIPYQISKPWLLFRIEQKNGIEAIFNYSECCFSYEFAWNLACLQSEEKITFSKDVISRHGPPYKPSKLLRMFVYKHPEQKPDLDQEMALPTWNTPYLRR, via the coding sequence ATGAATCAGAGCGATCGCAGCTTGATGGATTTACCACTGGAGATCCATCTATCATTACTGGAGCACGTTCCGAATGAGCTTCGTGCTGTCAGTAAATATTTTTACGTCTTGCATAATCACAGTTATAAAGAGAAATGTTTAGCATGGATACCCGAGGACAACGATATATGGGCCGCTATCAAAACTTCGTTATGTTTGTACGTCAAGAGCTTGGACACGCTACGGCAGTGCGCCAGACAGATCATCAAAGATACAGCAGAGCCAGAACCTGATTTGCCGTTGTGTATGACCAGATACATCGCAGATTCGTGGTATATAGTATACAATGCGTTGCAATATCCTGGGAAGATAGTTAATAACGAATGGGACAAAGTTGCCGAAAATGGAGATGCAAGTGTGACGGACACTAACAGCAGCTTCGGTAATCGACCCAAGGAGAGAATCCTCATGCAGTCAATGACTGCTTTACCGGTTGATTTTTGGTCTAGAAGAAAAGACGAGCCCACGCCAGTGAACGTTTGGTTTTATGTGAAAAATGCGCACGTTGCGAGATACATACCAAAAATTATTACGGAAATTGGTATATGCAACTACGGGCCGAAGCAGATCGTGGCCAGTGCAGGTTATATCAACGAATTAATTACCTCTGAAGGAACATACTGTATTAACCTGGGACACCTTCCGAGACTATACAATGAACAAATTTTCGAAGGTACAGGAACGACACATCTTCCCCTGGAGTTGAAAACCATTGATAGAACGGATTCGGAAGTTTGTATCAATGGTGATTTGGTACTACTAGGTTATGACTTTATTCCGTATCAGATATCGAAACCGTGGTTGCTCTTCAGAATTGAACAGAAAAATGGCATTGAGGCAATTTTTAACTACAGCGAATGCTGTTTTTCATATGAGTTTGCATGGAATTTGGCCTGCTTGCAATCCGAAGAGAAAATCACATTTTCCAAGGATGTAATAAGCCGACACGGTCCACCCTATAAGCCCTCTAAATTGTTAAGAATGTTTGTTTACAAACATCCGGAACAAAAGCCAGACCTTGATCAGGAAATGGCATTGCCCACTTGGAATACTCCTTACCTTCGAAGATGA
- the SKDI12G2580 gene encoding uncharacterized protein (similar to Saccharomyces cerevisiae YDR222W and YLR225C; ancestral locus Anc_8.432), with amino-acid sequence MAIAIKKEKTKFAPVREVLSEEDHDNYTKFQDTSKLEWFCRTSNHKKFKSHSLWKAVKNPTETRIETQTLYFTDLTNDKCGFIQLLYSSVMGGIYKGFQLNFKIFKASSKDESEENIDIWESFKIENIKDFDTLKVESDNVSFHFVPLENPSSNGFAQLLIKIDIPKGSTSSLLKDLKVDVTVNLQEGFIINPDGSNYYLDNSISLDELSKRDPSSTSRRMVRHVFVPRGFCNGTISYKKKDKLVKLDLNDTPMLYLDAVQGLIPNKAASKWNFLCFNGRKRSMMCIEFTTTKEYGSTTVTIWAVSDKEKILEVGSSVNDHAVKFPSTQEDKQNGWKYPTSIAFPRGFEESNLRLVNRYDIMGEVPAFIRSIAENLANMKPFIYQFCQRSKFEDDEGVSIIESTFIN; translated from the coding sequence ATGGCAATTGCaatcaaaaaggaaaagacaaaatttGCTCCTGTTAGAGAGGTTTTATCTGAGGAAGATCATGATAATTACACTAAATTTCAGGACACTTCAAAACTGGAATGGTTCTGCAGAACATCAAACcataaaaaattcaagtcGCATAGTTTGTGGAAAGCGGTAAAAAACCCAACAGAAACGAGAATAGAGACACAAACTCTGTATTTTACAGATCTCACGAATGACAAATGTGGATTTATCCAACTACTATATTCCAGTGTTATGGGAGGTATATATAAAGGATTTCAGTTaaacttcaaaattttcaaagccaGTAGTAAGGACGAGTCTGAGGAGAATATTGATATATGGGAGAGTTTTAAGATCGAAAACatcaaagattttgatACGCTGAAGGTAGAATCAGACAACGTTTCCTTCCACTTCGTGCCTCTAGAAAACCCCTCATCCAATGGATTTGCTCAATTATTAATTAAGATAGATATTCCCAAGGGGAGCACCAGTTCTCTATTGAAGGATCTGAAAGTCGACGTGACAGTAAACCTACAAGAGGGATTTATAATAAACCCAGACGGCTCCAATTATTACCTTGACAATAGCATAAGTTTGGACGAATTGTCTAAACGGGATCCTTCTAGCACATCTAGAAGGATGGTAAGACACGTGTTTGTTCCGAGAGGGTTTTGCAATGGTACCATATcatacaagaaaaaggataaaCTTGTAAAATTGGATCTGAACGACACACCCATGTTATACCTAGATGCTGTCCAGGGGTTAATACCTAATAAGGCTGCTAGCAAGTGGaactttctttgttttaaCGGTAGGAAGCGCTCAATGATGTGTATCGAGTTCACCACTACAAAAGAGTATGGTAGCACCACAGTGACCATATGGGCTGTTAGtgacaaggaaaaaatcttggaagTTGGTTCAAGTGTTAATGACCATGCCGTCAAATTTCCGTCCACACAGGAGGATAAGCAAAACGGTTGGAAATATCCTACATCTATCGCCTTCCCTCGCGGCTTTGAAGAATCGAATTTAAGGCTGGTCAATAGATACGATATAATGGGTGAGGTACCTGCTTTCATCAGGTCTATTGCCGAAAATTTAGCCAACATGAAGCCTTTCATTTATCAATTCTGTCAAAGGTCAAAATTCGAAGACGATGAGGGAGTCTCCATCATCGAAAGTACATTTatcaactga
- the BUR2 gene encoding Bur2p (similar to Saccharomyces cerevisiae BUR2 (YLR226W); ancestral locus Anc_8.429): protein MSSTSTSDGVNKTPISSNPTNNASPPPISGGFNTRTLWPDLIETPENQWVFECKDIIEKIGADEPIALEMKRNMEKCLMYFYTLKKNLNLFDHTYTASCILFYRYWFLYGIPTTITECIHISQGILVTSCKTMENNRPIEAYVKATCEFLMQNIPSLKSRANIDKLKWEFRDKLVTNEKKILCLFGFDLNIGNPKELIEEVFSGYYRFNRDQNLPDNFKKAFPKILQESRTFMVQAVTQPVSLLCDGYTFIALSLIYCGLEYKRLVDKDFKYPKNFFRDRFPIEVTPENFANIFTDYKLLEENFFNLKSNKGTKLQIDSGMVDSVIDEGDDVENQVSEFSDPFNYDLIKSGEVKEEFLNHIEVRVNDLLEKAKQESMKRKAKDPVKAPDAKKPKI, encoded by the coding sequence ATGTCTTCCACATCAACAAGTGACGGCGTGAATAAGACGCCCATTTCGTCAAATCCAACAAATAATGCCTCACCACCACCAATATCGGGTGGGTTCAATACAAGGACCCTATGGCCTGACCTGATAGAGACTCCAGAAAACCAGTGGGTTTTTGAGTGCAAGGATATTATCGAAAAGATTGGTGCCGATGAACCGATCGCATtggaaatgaaaagaaatatggAGAAATGCCTGATGTATTTCTATacactaaagaaaaatttgaacctTTTTGATCATACCTACACCGCATCGTGCATTCTGTTTTATAGGTATTGGTTTTTATACGGGATACCAACCACTATAACCGAATGCATCCATATATCTCAAGGAATCCTAGTCACTTCATGCAAAACAATGGAGAATAATAGACCTATAGAGGCCTATGTCAAGGCCACCTGCGAGTTTCTGATGCAGAATATACCTTCTCTGAAAAGTCGAGCAAATATCGATAAACTGAAGTGGGAATTCAGAGATAAACTAGTGactaatgaaaaaaaaatactgtgCTTATTTGGATTTGATTTAAATATTGGTAACCCAAAGGAGTTAATTGAAGAGGTTTTTAGTGGCTACTATAGATTCAACCGGGATCAGAATCTGCCAGAcaacttcaaaaaagcCTTCccaaaaattcttcaagaatCAAGAACCTTTATGGTGCAAGCTGTCACTCAGCCTGTTTCTTTATTGTGCGATGGTTACACCTTCATTGCGTTATCTCTCATATATTGTGGCCTAGAGTATAAAAGGTTGGTCGACAAAGATTTTAAATACCCGAAGAACTTCTTTAGGGATAGATTTCCTATCGAAGTGACGCCGGAAAATTTTGCCAATATCTTTACGGATTATAAGTTACTGGAggagaattttttcaatctgaAAAGTAATAAAGGGACCAAACTACAAATCGATTCAGGCATGGTTGACTCAGTGATCGACGAAGGTGACGACGTGGAAAATCAAGTTTCAGAATTCTCAGATCCCTTCAACTACGACTTAATCAAATCCGGTGaagtgaaagaagaatttttaaaTCATATTGAAGTAAGGGTTAATGATTTATTAGAAAAGGCTAAACAGGAGAGTATGAAGAGGAAGGCTAAGGATCCTGTAAAGGCTCCAGACGCTAAGAAGCCCAAAATATAG
- the ADY4 gene encoding Ady4p (similar to Saccharomyces cerevisiae ADY4 (YLR227C); ancestral locus Anc_8.427): protein MNIDIDYQTFKKNLKKEFKKATETILKLQEYDGNLLRDFLALYIPYHAIFYNLVIMRKGSSLRIQTNRLLKEELSKILNFNLAMGPKHIMKILKKDKLNPETVNKLKLVLYIKLFQGVFGHIDKNYNLAFQSFRWCLQFIAYSKRTRLFGIANDQIGKLYEICEIFVSLLCCRCFLVDLKENESLVGDNLRIFIKRQNSACTHDFDSNEEKKSLQWHWALDEIDVIDALYCASFDAMDKCTLEFSKVNENFVLSQFFQYCAEIEEMLAILRSKIWECECDESGLKIGLLMNHDHMNEMIQKNILSMTFKLDNDPQIICCLSKILQGLLLSSGVQFKVIQFFYVLKLYYMQVDESPASSDMDKLTMECLSTVENFIDACDNPDEVTDFQLPKVLLTSMQGQLLVAERAVEDNDAPVPFDDCHPHIYQFKHPKIVIDKMKTKFREKLHLDSSKALEADDYWIEYWKYCYQDNIGNLPDTLSYVYEAFVDDPV, encoded by the coding sequence ATGAATATAGATATTGACTATCAAACttttaagaaaaatttgaagaaagaattcaaaaaagctACAGAGACTATACTAAAACTACAAGAATACGATGGAAATTTATTAAGAGATTTTCTGGCTCTGTATATTCCATATCATGCTATATTCTATAATCTTGTGATTATGCGAAAGGGGTCGTCATTGAGAATTCAAACTAATCGCCTGCTGAAGGAAGAGCTAAGcaaaattttaaattttaATCTTGCAATGGGCCCAAAACACATCATGAAAATACTGAAGAAAGACAAGCTTAACCCAGAGACAGTAAACAAGCTGAAACTAGtgttatatataaaattatTTCAGGGAGTATTTGGCCATATAGATAAAAACTACAATCTAGCATTTCAATCCTTTCGGTGGTGTTTACAATTCATTGCGTATTCAAAAAGGACAAGATTATTTGGTATTGCAAACGACCAAATCGGGAAACTTTATGAAATTTGTGAGATATTCGTATCTTTGCTGTGCTGCCGCTGTTTCCTGgttgatttgaaagagaatgAATCACTAGTAGGCGATAATTTGAGAATTTTCataaaaagacaaaattCTGCTTGTACTCACGACTTCGATTCGAACGAGGAGAAGAAGTCACTTCAGTGGCATTGGGCATTAGACGAGATAGACGTTATTGACGCATTATACTGCGCTAGTTTCGATGCAATGGATAAGTGTACGCTTGAATTCTCAAAGGTTAATGAGAACTTTGTTTTaagtcaattttttcaatattgcGCAGAAATTGAGGAAATGTTAGCCATTCTAAGAAGCAAAATTTGGGAGTGTGAATGTGATGAATCTGGTCTCAAAATTGGTCTATTGATGAACCACGACCATATGAATGaaatgattcaaaaaaatattctgtCAATGACTTTCAAGCTTGATAATGATCCTCAAATTATATGCTGTTTAAGTAAAATTCTACAAGGTCTGTTACTTTCATCAGGTGTTCAATTCAAAGtcatccaatttttttatgtattaAAACTATACTATATGCAAGTCGATGAATCTCCAGCATCATCCGACATGGATAAATTAACCATGGAATGCTTGTCTactgttgaaaattttattgatgCTTGTGATAATCCAGATGAAGTGACTGACTTTCAGTTACCCAAAGTGCTTTTAACCTCTATGCAGGGGCAATTACTTGTCGCTGAAAGAGCAGttgaagataatgatgCTCCTGTGCCGTTTGACGATTGTCATCCTCACATTTATCAATTTAAACATCCAAAAATAGTGATagataaaatgaaaacaaaatttaGGGAAAAGCTGCACCTTGACTCTTCTAAAGCTCTAGAAGCGGATGACTACTGGATTGAGTATTGGAAATATTGCTACCAGGATAACATAGGAAATCTACCAGATACGTTGTCATATGTTTATGAGGCCTTTGTTGATGACCCAGTTTAA
- the ECM22 gene encoding Ecm22p (similar to Saccharomyces cerevisiae UPC2 (YDR213W) and ECM22 (YLR228C); ancestral locus Anc_8.423) yields MTSPDDGHAGQETDKDAELVEVGGKKVSKTSTGKRKFHNKSKTGCDNCKRRRVKCDEGKPFCKKCTNMKLDCVYSPIQPRRRKDSSTSRFATAAQDGIGKKHMNDNAILLQQQQQQQQQLHHQQEQQLRQQQQVQLQQQLLPHVGTDEQANTPISVPPSVSNNMETLLLPHLLASLVNNSNNSTSCGTNGGEAHNNLSHTAPNTMINNNHPNMTISGTSPLNLPITPSFQSTAMNLSSSLNGLLSPGRLNSVTSGMQQPQLPQQQPQQTGTQSPFSNIPFDQLAHLNKMGLNFNMKSFNTLFPSGAASGMASEFQELLGLSKFATSNNRAIKVSTAEEALANMQQEQEDKNKQFSEHPLDSTKADSINSSSNQLQVNENKVNASDILSNNKSLIIDNTGLTMSPTHTLTKPSIDQTIASPSTGVSNGTSKSLLSISNNRAALANSPTLKTSPMGDLLSNSETLSPRSSNSHTQQHSSPHSNVSSTSQLVPELVGLSRKSNLNLIDLKLFHHYCTEVWHTITEAGISGPEVWSTYIPDLAFHFPFLMHTILAFSATHLSRTEGGLDNYVSNHRLEALRLLREAVLEISDENTDALVASALILILDSLANASSSSPTAWIFHVKGAVTILTAVWPLSETSKFYNLISVDLSDLGEAVVNQSNHINDDETNNNNDNSNNNTISELVCFDESIADLYPVEIDSPYLITLAYLDKLHREKNQLDFMLRVFSFPALLDRTFLALLMTGDLGAMRIMRSYYTLLRGYTTEIKDKVWFLDSVSQVLPQDVDEYSGGGGMHMMLDFLGGGLPSMTTTNFSAFM; encoded by the coding sequence ATGACATCTCCAGATGATGGGCATGCTGGGCAAGAAACAGACAAAGACGCTGAATTGGTTGAGGTTGGGGGCAAGAAAGTGAGCAAGACTTCCACGGGAAAGCGTAAGTTTCATAACAAGTCCAAGACTGGTTGTGACAACTGTAAAAGGAGAAGGGTAAAATGTGATGAGGGCAAGCCGTTTTGCAAGAAATGTACAAATATGAAATTGGATTGTGTCTACAGTCCCATACaaccaagaagaagaaaagattcTTCAACCTCAAGATTTGCTACAGCAGCCCAGGATGGAATAGGCAAGAAACACATGAATGATAATGCTATCCTAttacaacaacagcaacagcaacaacagcaacttCACCAtcaacaagaacaacaacTTCGTCAACAACAGCAGGTTCAACTGCAGCAACAGTTGTTGCCGCACGTGGGTACTGATGAACAGGCTAACACTCCCATTAGTGTTCCTCCATCTGTATCCAACAATATGGAGACCCTTTTATTACCGCATCTGTTAGCCAGCTTAGTTAATAACAGTAATAATAGTACTAGTTGTGGTACGAACGGCGGTGAAGCGCATAATAATCTAAGTCACACAGCCCCAAATACAATGATAAACAACAACCACCCAAACATGACTATATCGGGCACTTCACCATTGAATTTACCGATAACGCCTAGCTTTCAATCAACGGCCATGAATTTATCAAGCAGCCTTAACGGCTTACTATCACCGGGTAGGCTAAACTCAGTAACGAGCGGAATGCAACAGCCACAACTTCCACAACAACAGCCGCAGCAGACGGGAACGCAGTCTCCCTTCAGCAATATTCCCTTTGACCAGTTGGCGCACTTGAATAAAATGGGACTAAACTTCAATATGAAAAGTTTCAATACATTGTTTCCGTCTGGTGCTGCAAGTGGAATGGCCTCCGAGTTCCAAGAGCTGCTTGGTTTAAGCAAATTTGCTACATCTAATAATAGAGCCATCAAAGTGAGCACAGCAGAGGAAGCACTGGCAAATATGCAACAGGAACAAGAGGATAAAAATAAGCAGTTTTCAGAGCATCCACTGGATAGTACTAAAGCAGATAGTATTAACTCGAGCAGCAACCAGCTCCAGgtaaatgaaaacaaagtaAATGCTTCCGATATACTCTCCAATAACAAAAGCTTGATAATCGACAATACAGGCCTTACAATGAGCCCTACCCACACGCTAACGAAACCTTCGATAGATCAAACAATCGCATCTCCTTCGACAGGAGTATCTAACGGAACTTCAAAGTCATTATTATCCATATCGAACAATAGGGCCGCGTTGGCAAACTCTCCCACCTTAAAGACATCACCAATGGGTGACTTGTTATCGAACTCAGAGACGTTGTCTCCGcgttcttcaaattcacaCACACAACAACATTCTTCTCCACATTCAAATGTTTCATCAACTTCACAATTAGTTCCTGAATTAGTTGGGTTGTCCAGAAAATCAAACCTGAACCTAATAGATCTAAAACTTTTCCATCACTATTGTACTGAAGTATGGCACACTATAACTGAAGCAGGCATTTCTGGTCCGGAAGTGTGGAGCACATACATTCCTGATTTGGCTTTTCATTTCCCCTTCTTGATGCATACAATTCTGGCCTTTAGTGCCACGCATTTGTCTAGAACTGAAGGCGGCTTGGACAATTATGTATCTAATCACCGTTTAGAAGCATTGAGACTATTAAGAGAGGCCGTCCTAGAAATCTCAGATGAGAATACCGACGCTTTAGTCGCAAGTGCTTTAATATTGATTCTAGATTCATTGGCAAATGCTTCAAGTAGTTCACCAACGGCATGGATTTTTCATGTTAAAGGTGCCGTGACTATATTAACTGCGGTATGGCCCCTATCGGaaacatcaaaattttataaCTTGATATCCGTCGACTTGAGTGATTTGGGAGAAGCCGTGGTAAATCAAAGTAATCAcattaatgatgatgaaactaataacaataacgaTAACAGTAACAACAATACGATTTCGGAACTGGTATGCTTTGATGAAAGTATAGCAGATCTATATCCCGTAGAAATTGATTCACCGTACTTGATAACTTTAGCATATTTGGACAAACTGCatcgtgaaaaaaatcaattagATTTTATGTTGAGAGTTTTTTCGTTCCCTGCCTTATTAGATAGGACCTTCTTAGCATTGTTAATGACAGGTGATCTAGGCGCCATGAGAATAATGAGATCTTATTATACATTATTAAGGGGATACACCacagaaataaaagataaAGTATGGTTCTTGGACAGCGTATCACAAGTCTTACCACAAGATGTTGATGAGTATAGTGGGGGTGGTGGTATGCATATGATGTTAGATTTCTTGGGGGGCGGATTACCTTCCATGACTACTACGAACTTTTCAGCTTTTATGtaa